A single Oncorhynchus mykiss isolate Arlee chromosome 24, USDA_OmykA_1.1, whole genome shotgun sequence DNA region contains:
- the LOC110504093 gene encoding thrombopoietin, whose amino-acid sequence MALSRILLLLLCVVSFEVPNAKTRPIDFVCNAHARRNMNNVKDLEVSMVDCSGSDQLPSSLQIPCVRILKASWDHKSLQQKRAEVRGALGLLLDGVGRVRKETKLSCQSSLLERLEHGITNYLHIVTKLDIKGDLTDPIPGCPSQQSRSLTQVLQLYGRLLRGKLEWLSLDLRDSCLDQR is encoded by the exons ATGGCTTTAAGCA GAATTCTGCTCCTGCTGTTGTGCGTGGTTTCTTTTGAGGTACCCAATGCCAAGACGAGACCAATCGACTTTGTGTGCAACGCACACGCCCGGAGAAACATGAACAACGTGAAGGACCTGGAGGTTTccatg GTTGACTGTAGTGGTTCAGACcaactcccctcctcccttcagaTACCCTGTGTCAGGATTCTAAAGGCATCCTGGGATCACAAATCT CTACAGCAGAAGCGTGCTGAGGTGAGAGGGGCTCTGGGATTGTTGTTGGACGGTGTAGGGAGAGTGAGGAAAGAGACCAAACTCAGCTGTCAGTCATCTTTGCTGGAGAGACTTGAGCATGGAATCACAAACTACCTGCACATAGTCACCAAACTGGACATCAAG GGTGACTTGACAGATCCAATCCCAGGCTGTCCCAGCCAGCAGAGCCGGAGTCTGACCCAGGTGCTGCAGCTGTACGGCAGGCTGCTCCGGGGGAAGCTGGAGTGGCTCTCCCTGGACCTCAGAGACAGCTGTCTGGACCAGAGATGA